One genomic window of Coffea eugenioides isolate CCC68of chromosome 1, Ceug_1.0, whole genome shotgun sequence includes the following:
- the LOC113767819 gene encoding uncharacterized protein LOC113767819, with amino-acid sequence MAIETRDNIRDDNIRKVVLRELAWTEGYRRVVLESDSLIGIQLIKEGSEDGPYGNIIYRIRQWMRKEWQCKLNHTWREGNGCADSLAKWSHQQELGLTVLDRPADVVKRCLNEDLRGVASSRYITL; translated from the exons ATGGCAATTGAAACTCGTGATAACATTAGAGATGATAACATTCGAAAAGTTGTTTTAAGGGAg TTAGCATGGACAGAAGGGTACAGGAGAGTGGTATTGGAGTCGGATTCTTTGATTGGTATACAACTAATCAAAGAAGGTTCAGAAGATGGTCCATATGGCAACATTATCTACAGGATTAGACAATGGATGAGGAAGGAGTGGCAGTGCAAGCTCAACCACACTTGGAGAGAAGGGAATGGGTGCGCAGATAGCTTGGCAAAGTGGAGTCACCAGCAAGAACTTGGACTAACAGTACTAGATAGGCCAGCTGATGTTGTTAAGAGGTGTTTGAATGAGGATCTAAGGGGAGTTGCATCCTCTCGCTATATTACTCTATAA